The following are from one region of the Escherichia sp. E4742 genome:
- the ulaR gene encoding HTH-type transcriptional regulator UlaR → MTEAQRHQILLEMLAQLGFVTVEKVVERLGISPATARRDINKLDESGKLKKVRNGAEAITQQRPRWTPMNLHQAQNHDEKVRIAKAASQLVNPGESVVINCGSTAFLLGREMCGKPVQIITNYLPLANYLIDQEHDSVIIMGGQYNKSQSITLSPQGSENSLYAGHWMFTSGKGLTAEGLYKTDMLTAMAEQKMLSVVGKLVVLVDSSKIGERAGMLFSRADQIDMLITGKNANPEILQQLEAQGVSILRV, encoded by the coding sequence ATGACTGAAGCACAAAGACATCAAATCCTCCTGGAAATGCTCGCACAATTGGGCTTTGTGACCGTGGAGAAAGTCGTTGAGCGTCTGGGAATTTCGCCTGCCACTGCGCGACGCGATATCAATAAACTCGACGAAAGCGGCAAACTGAAGAAAGTGCGCAACGGCGCCGAAGCGATTACCCAGCAGCGCCCGCGATGGACGCCGATGAATCTGCATCAGGCGCAGAATCACGATGAAAAAGTACGTATCGCTAAAGCGGCCTCGCAGTTGGTTAATCCGGGCGAAAGTGTAGTCATCAACTGCGGCTCTACCGCGTTTCTGCTCGGCCGGGAAATGTGTGGCAAACCGGTGCAAATCATCACTAATTATCTCCCGCTGGCAAACTATCTGATCGATCAGGAACATGACAGCGTGATCATCATGGGCGGGCAGTACAACAAAAGTCAGTCCATCACCTTAAGCCCACAGGGCAGCGAAAACAGTCTCTATGCCGGGCACTGGATGTTTACCAGCGGCAAAGGGCTGACCGCAGAAGGGTTATATAAAACCGATATGCTGACAGCAATGGCAGAACAGAAGATGTTGAGCGTGGTAGGGAAACTGGTGGTATTGGTCGATAGCAGTAAGATTGGCGAACGCGCGGGAATGCTTTTTAGCCGCGCCGATCAAATCGATATGCTGATCACCGGCAAAAATGCTAACCCAGAGATCCTGCAACAGCTGGAAGCGCAAGGGGTCAGCATTCTGCGGGTTTAA